The Saxibacter everestensis genome has a window encoding:
- a CDS encoding electron transfer flavoprotein subunit alpha/FixB family protein, with protein sequence MADVLVLVDHTDGKVRKSTLELLTIARGLGTPAAVFVGDGLDAAQATLAEYGAEKIYAASGPEYSEFLVAPHAELLAHLVGTTAPAGVLLPSSFDGKEIAARLAIKTESGVITDAVAVGAGFETTQSVFAGSYTVGARVTKGTPIVTVKPNSISPEAAPATGTVENVDFQVSDAAKGARVAKREEKAASGRPELTEASIVVSGGRGTNGDFAPVEAFADAVGAAVGASRAAVDAGWYPHSSQVGQTGKTVSPQLYVAAGISGAIQHRAGMQTSKTIVAINKDDEAPIFELVDYGVVGDLFTVLPQATEAAAARKG encoded by the coding sequence ATGGCAGATGTACTAGTTCTGGTAGATCACACAGACGGCAAGGTTCGTAAGAGCACGCTTGAGCTGCTGACCATCGCACGAGGACTCGGAACCCCGGCGGCTGTATTCGTCGGAGACGGACTGGACGCCGCGCAGGCCACGCTTGCGGAATACGGCGCGGAGAAGATCTACGCGGCCAGCGGCCCCGAGTACTCCGAATTCCTGGTTGCGCCGCACGCCGAATTGCTGGCGCACCTGGTCGGAACGACCGCGCCGGCCGGCGTCCTGCTGCCGTCGTCGTTCGATGGCAAGGAAATCGCTGCGCGGCTGGCGATCAAGACGGAATCCGGCGTAATCACGGATGCCGTTGCCGTTGGCGCTGGTTTTGAGACGACACAGTCGGTATTCGCCGGCTCGTACACGGTCGGTGCTCGCGTCACCAAGGGAACCCCCATCGTCACGGTCAAGCCAAATTCGATATCCCCGGAGGCCGCGCCGGCCACCGGCACGGTCGAGAACGTCGACTTCCAGGTGTCGGATGCCGCCAAGGGCGCCAGGGTGGCCAAGCGTGAAGAGAAGGCCGCCTCGGGCCGCCCGGAACTCACCGAGGCTTCGATCGTTGTCTCGGGCGGCCGGGGAACCAATGGGGACTTCGCTCCGGTCGAGGCTTTTGCCGATGCAGTCGGTGCGGCGGTTGGCGCCTCACGTGCTGCCGTCGACGCCGGCTGGTACCCGCACTCATCGCAGGTCGGCCAGACCGGGAAGACGGTTTCGCCGCAGCTCTACGTGGCCGCTGGCATTTCCGGCGCCATCCAGCACCGGGCCGGAATGCAGACGTCGAAAACGATCGTTGCGATCAACAAGGACGACGAAGCTCCGATCTTCGAGCTCGTGGACTACGGCGTCGTCGGCGATCTGTTCACAGTGCTGCCACAGGCCACCGAGGCTGCGGCGGCCCGCAAGGGATAA
- a CDS encoding TIGR03557 family F420-dependent LLM class oxidoreductase, giving the protein MSLTIGYAAMLEQFHPTEVVEYSEYAEQNGFSGVMAADHFQPWVPQQGQSAFVWNVLTALGERTTGDIGPGVIAPHFRWHPALVAQASATLAAMYPGRHWLGIGAGEALNEHLISGYWPEAAERSHRMFEAIELIKKLFTGKDVKHKGEYFQMETVRLWTMPEVPPEILVATAGPFNAKRTGKFADGIITVGAPLEKIDMLFGKFAEGARSVGKDPDTMPKVLQLHMSWAATDEEAQQNALVEWPNGGMRFPKADIRSPHDFAEMAKLVRLEDFDGRMVISADPDDHRAYIQKFVNLGFDRIYLHNVGRNQKEWIDVFGKEVLPKLSR; this is encoded by the coding sequence ATGAGTCTGACTATTGGCTATGCCGCAATGCTGGAACAGTTCCACCCGACCGAGGTGGTTGAATACAGCGAGTACGCCGAGCAGAACGGCTTCTCCGGTGTTATGGCCGCCGATCATTTCCAGCCCTGGGTGCCGCAACAGGGCCAGTCCGCCTTCGTCTGGAACGTGCTCACGGCCCTAGGCGAGCGAACCACCGGTGATATCGGCCCCGGGGTCATCGCCCCGCATTTCAGGTGGCATCCGGCGCTCGTCGCTCAGGCGTCGGCGACGCTGGCCGCGATGTATCCCGGGCGGCACTGGCTCGGCATCGGCGCAGGTGAGGCACTGAATGAGCACCTGATCTCCGGCTATTGGCCCGAAGCCGCAGAGCGCAGTCATCGCATGTTCGAGGCGATCGAGCTGATCAAGAAGCTCTTCACCGGCAAGGACGTCAAGCATAAGGGCGAATACTTCCAGATGGAGACCGTCCGGTTGTGGACAATGCCGGAGGTACCGCCGGAGATTCTGGTGGCAACCGCCGGGCCTTTCAACGCAAAGCGCACCGGCAAGTTCGCCGATGGGATCATCACCGTCGGCGCTCCACTGGAAAAGATCGACATGCTGTTCGGCAAGTTCGCCGAGGGTGCCCGTTCAGTCGGGAAGGACCCGGACACCATGCCGAAGGTGCTTCAGCTGCATATGTCCTGGGCCGCGACAGATGAGGAAGCTCAGCAAAACGCGCTGGTGGAATGGCCTAACGGCGGCATGAGGTTCCCCAAGGCGGATATCCGCTCACCGCACGATTTCGCTGAGATGGCGAAGTTGGTCCGGCTTGAGGACTTCGACGGGCGGATGGTGATCTCCGCAGATCCGGACGACCACCGCGCGTACATCCAGAAGTTCGTCAACCTGGGCTTCGACCGGATCTACCTGCACAATGTCGGCCGCAACCAGAAGGAATGGATCGACGTTTTCGGCAAGGAAGTGCTGCCCAAGCTCAGCCGCTGA
- a CDS encoding MFS transporter produces MTSPSPTSPTAPASAREQSAIRKVAAASGFGTAIELYDFLIYGLAAALVFNKLFFPLSDPIVGTLLAFATFGVGFVARPLGGLVIGHFGDRLGRRQMLVLTLTATGACTTLIGLLPTYDQIGVLAPVALVVLRVLQGFFMGGEQGGAFLMVTEHARPGTKAWYGSWATSGSPVGSFLGIGIFTIMSAVSGDQFLTWGWRVPFLLSAILVLVGIYVRLGLTESPEFEELRGTNRTVKLPLGQVLRTSPGLIVAGILVNMGFNMFIFIINTFSISYGTETLGMQRSTLLNAGLLGSVSMLVTVLLASRLADRIGLTRVMVAGGIFLVLFAFPYFWLFQTADPAFVTWAIVLGYAGGGVIFGPMAAYYAALFDGQVRYTGVSLSYQVGAVLGGGFSPAIATWLLQTFDSSTTSISAYLAFGALLALAGLWWTRHRIATAFAR; encoded by the coding sequence ATGACTTCTCCCTCCCCTACCTCCCCAACGGCCCCGGCGAGCGCTCGGGAACAATCCGCCATCCGCAAGGTTGCGGCCGCCAGCGGATTCGGCACCGCGATCGAGCTGTACGACTTCCTGATCTACGGGCTCGCCGCAGCCCTGGTCTTCAACAAGCTGTTCTTTCCGCTGAGCGATCCGATAGTGGGCACGCTGCTGGCCTTCGCCACCTTCGGTGTTGGATTCGTCGCCCGGCCACTGGGCGGCCTAGTCATCGGTCACTTCGGCGACCGGCTCGGCCGCCGCCAGATGCTCGTGCTCACCCTGACGGCGACCGGCGCCTGCACGACGCTGATCGGTCTGCTGCCCACGTACGATCAGATCGGCGTGCTGGCGCCGGTCGCGCTGGTGGTCTTGCGTGTTCTGCAGGGATTCTTCATGGGCGGCGAGCAGGGCGGGGCGTTCCTGATGGTTACCGAACACGCCCGCCCCGGCACGAAGGCTTGGTACGGCAGCTGGGCGACATCCGGTTCACCGGTCGGCAGTTTCCTCGGTATCGGTATCTTCACCATCATGTCCGCAGTTTCCGGCGACCAGTTCCTGACCTGGGGCTGGCGGGTGCCGTTCCTGCTCTCGGCAATCCTGGTCCTGGTCGGCATCTACGTGCGACTTGGCCTGACAGAAAGCCCGGAATTCGAGGAACTGCGCGGGACGAATCGAACCGTGAAACTTCCGCTCGGCCAGGTCCTGCGCACGTCACCAGGGCTCATCGTGGCGGGAATCCTGGTCAATATGGGCTTCAACATGTTCATCTTCATCATCAACACGTTCAGCATTTCCTATGGCACCGAAACGCTTGGAATGCAACGGTCGACGCTGCTGAATGCCGGCCTGCTGGGGTCGGTGAGCATGCTGGTCACAGTGCTGCTGGCTTCACGGCTGGCCGACCGGATCGGCCTCACCCGGGTCATGGTCGCCGGCGGCATCTTCCTGGTGCTCTTCGCCTTCCCGTACTTCTGGCTGTTCCAGACAGCCGACCCCGCGTTTGTCACTTGGGCGATTGTGCTCGGCTATGCCGGCGGCGGCGTAATCTTCGGACCGATGGCGGCGTACTACGCGGCGCTGTTCGATGGGCAGGTCCGCTACACCGGCGTTTCGCTGAGCTATCAGGTCGGCGCCGTGCTCGGCGGCGGCTTCTCACCGGCAATCGCCACCTGGCTGCTGCAGACATTCGACAGCTCCACCACGAGCATCTCGGCATACCTCGCCTTCGGGGCACTGCTCGCACTGGCGGGTCTCTGGTGGACCAGGCATCGGATTGCGACCGCGTTCGCGCGCTAA
- a CDS encoding cysteine desulfurase family protein: MRAYFDHAATTPMQPDVLAAYTAELARLGNPSSLHASGQGARRRLEEAREEIADAVGAKTPSEVILTSGGTEADNLAVKGLFWSRRSADPKRTRVLVSSIEHHAVMEPAEWLESHEGAQVTWLPVDGQGRVDLGVLRAELAEHASEIALVSIMLANNEIGTIQPMAEIVAAAHANGIPVHTDAVQALGQLPLNFAELGVDAMSLSAHKIGGPVGIGALILARHLAPTPVQHGGGQERGVRSGTLDVAGAVAFAAAARIAVQDRETESARLGALRDRLVAGITEAVPEAQLTGANSADGANSAERLPNNAHFVFPGCEGDSLLFLLDARGIESSTGSACQAGVARPSHVLLALGKTEDEARSVQRFSLGHSTTDAEVDRLLEVFPDAWRRAKSAGMVSQTPAWKAAG, encoded by the coding sequence GTGCGTGCATATTTCGATCACGCCGCGACAACCCCCATGCAGCCGGATGTGCTCGCGGCATACACCGCCGAGCTGGCAAGGCTCGGGAATCCGTCATCCCTCCACGCTTCAGGGCAGGGCGCCCGACGCCGCCTCGAGGAGGCCCGCGAGGAGATTGCCGACGCGGTGGGTGCCAAGACGCCCTCAGAGGTGATCCTGACGTCCGGCGGAACCGAGGCCGACAATCTTGCGGTCAAGGGACTGTTCTGGTCGCGCCGGTCGGCCGATCCCAAACGGACCAGAGTACTGGTCAGTTCGATAGAGCATCACGCCGTCATGGAGCCGGCAGAATGGCTCGAATCGCATGAGGGCGCCCAGGTGACGTGGCTGCCGGTTGATGGGCAGGGGCGAGTCGACCTTGGCGTGCTGCGTGCCGAACTGGCCGAACACGCAAGCGAGATCGCGCTGGTTTCGATCATGTTGGCCAATAACGAGATCGGCACGATCCAGCCGATGGCCGAAATTGTCGCCGCGGCGCACGCGAACGGCATCCCGGTGCACACCGACGCAGTGCAGGCACTTGGCCAGCTTCCGCTGAATTTCGCCGAGCTGGGCGTGGACGCGATGAGCCTTTCCGCGCACAAGATCGGTGGCCCGGTCGGCATCGGCGCGCTGATCCTGGCGCGTCACCTAGCGCCGACGCCGGTGCAACACGGCGGAGGCCAGGAACGCGGGGTGCGCTCCGGCACGCTCGACGTGGCCGGCGCCGTCGCATTTGCGGCAGCCGCCCGGATTGCCGTGCAGGACCGCGAGACCGAGTCGGCCAGGCTCGGTGCGCTGCGTGACCGGCTGGTGGCCGGCATCACCGAAGCCGTGCCCGAGGCGCAGCTCACCGGAGCCAACAGTGCCGACGGAGCTAACAGCGCCGAACGGCTGCCGAACAACGCTCACTTCGTCTTCCCGGGCTGCGAGGGCGACTCACTGCTGTTTCTGCTCGATGCGCGGGGGATCGAAAGCTCGACCGGCTCGGCCTGCCAGGCTGGCGTTGCCCGGCCCTCGCACGTCCTGCTGGCGCTGGGGAAGACCGAGGACGAGGCGAGGTCGGTTCAGCGTTTTTCGCTTGGCCACTCGACCACCGATGCAGAGGTTGACCGGCTGCTCGAGGTTTTCCCGGATGCCTGGCGGCGGGCGAAAAGCGCAGGCATGGTGTCCCAGACTCCAGCCTGGAAAGCGGCGGGATGA
- the mnmA gene encoding tRNA 2-thiouridine(34) synthase MnmA: MRVLAAMSGGVDSAVAAARAVDAGHEVVGVHLALSRMPGTLRTGSRGCCTIEDSRDAHRAADILGIPYYVWDFSERFKEDIVDDFIAEYSAGRTPNPCMRCNERIKFAALLDKALALGFDAVATGHYAEVKYDAEGNPELHRGADWNKDQSYVLGVLTTEQLRHSYFPIGASASKADVRAEAAERGLAVANKPDSYDICFIPDGNTKAWLADKIPMRPGAVVDESGEQVGEHDGATAYTVGQRRGLQLGRPAADGKPRYVLEVRPDDNTVVVGPERLLAVDEMKGIRTSWCGTVPRDIGQGEASAIECLVQVRAHGDPVPARAWLDGEPETARTGQPSAQEPSPATAGEADPDDEAMPRERSAGQRIVVRLDEPMRGVAPGQTLVLYQGTRVLGQATIDAAHSLERLGA, translated from the coding sequence ATGCGAGTACTTGCGGCAATGAGCGGGGGAGTTGACTCCGCGGTCGCGGCCGCCCGAGCGGTCGACGCCGGACACGAGGTGGTCGGTGTGCACCTGGCGCTGTCCAGGATGCCCGGAACGCTCCGCACCGGATCCCGTGGCTGCTGCACTATCGAAGACTCACGCGATGCGCATCGGGCCGCGGACATCCTGGGCATTCCGTACTACGTGTGGGACTTCTCCGAGCGGTTCAAAGAAGACATCGTGGACGACTTCATCGCCGAGTATTCGGCCGGTCGCACCCCGAACCCCTGCATGCGATGCAATGAACGGATCAAGTTCGCCGCCCTGCTCGATAAGGCGCTCGCGCTCGGATTCGACGCCGTGGCGACAGGTCATTACGCCGAGGTGAAATACGACGCCGAGGGTAACCCTGAGCTGCACCGTGGCGCGGACTGGAACAAAGACCAGTCGTACGTGCTCGGCGTGCTGACGACCGAACAGCTTCGGCACTCCTACTTTCCGATCGGTGCATCGGCATCGAAGGCCGATGTGCGGGCAGAGGCGGCCGAACGAGGCCTCGCGGTAGCGAACAAGCCGGACAGCTACGACATCTGTTTCATTCCGGACGGAAATACCAAGGCCTGGCTGGCGGACAAGATCCCGATGCGACCCGGTGCCGTCGTAGATGAATCGGGCGAGCAGGTGGGCGAGCATGACGGCGCCACCGCCTACACAGTCGGACAGCGACGCGGACTGCAACTCGGCCGTCCGGCCGCAGATGGCAAGCCGCGCTACGTGCTTGAGGTGCGCCCGGACGACAACACCGTCGTCGTGGGGCCGGAACGGCTGCTCGCCGTCGACGAGATGAAGGGTATCCGCACCAGCTGGTGCGGAACCGTTCCGCGCGATATCGGTCAGGGCGAAGCGAGCGCTATTGAATGCCTGGTGCAGGTGCGCGCTCACGGCGATCCGGTGCCGGCCCGCGCCTGGCTCGATGGCGAACCCGAAACAGCCCGCACCGGGCAGCCTTCCGCTCAGGAACCCAGCCCGGCTACGGCCGGGGAAGCGGACCCTGACGATGAAGCGATGCCGAGGGAGCGGAGCGCCGGCCAGCGAATCGTTGTGCGCCTGGACGAGCCGATGCGCGGTGTCGCACCGGGGCAGACTCTGGTGTTGTACCAGGGCACGCGCGTCCTCGGCCAGGCAACGATCGACGCGGCCCATTCGCTGGAGCGGCTCGGGGCGTAG
- a CDS encoding prolyl oligopeptidase family serine peptidase, giving the protein MSVKAAYGSWKSPISAADLAGSGHPVGGGVFAGDEVWWAEQRPSEAGRTAIRRFARPGDVGEARPGESQDAGEAGETVAVDVLPAPWNARSRVHEYGGGAWAVVQDARPTLVFAEFSDQRLYRLDPGAAEPVALTPAGHGFRFAELAVHGQLIWCVRETHSDGELVRDICTVPLDGAAADDPTSILSVVSGSRFLAFPRLSPDGSKLAWIAWDHPQMPWDGTELRVGAIGPDGSVAEPQALIGSATESVLQPEWIDDDSLYVISDRNGWWNLYELELRPESFDYEHSLRPRYELPAEIGGPLWTLGSRWYSVLADGRVLLTKTLGTSQLVLLDPETGTASDLAAELTSVALADVSPDGSSALVLGGSARLATGLYQLNLASGVATLCRAGVDDLPDPGYLPVARPMTFHGGPERGDREVHAFVYPPRNPGYQGLDDELPPYIAFVHGGPTGHVSELLSMTYAFFTSRGIGVIDINYGGSTGYGREYRERLRGQWGIVDVEDTVTAVLGLAEAGLADPRRLAIEGGSAGGWTVLAALTTSDAFACGASYFGVAELEKFRLETHDFESRYLDGLIGPWPEAEELYVSRAPLNNVENLSCPVLLLQGLDDPIVPPSQAERFKEALEAKHIPHAYLAYPGESHGFRKAENIISSREAELSFYGQVMGFVPADIPVLELSR; this is encoded by the coding sequence ATGAGCGTCAAAGCAGCCTACGGATCGTGGAAGTCACCGATTAGTGCCGCCGATCTTGCCGGCAGCGGACACCCGGTCGGCGGAGGGGTATTTGCCGGCGACGAGGTCTGGTGGGCAGAGCAGCGACCCAGCGAAGCGGGCCGTACCGCCATCCGGCGTTTCGCTCGGCCAGGGGACGTCGGTGAGGCGCGGCCAGGGGAGTCCCAGGACGCGGGTGAGGCTGGTGAGACCGTAGCCGTCGACGTACTCCCGGCGCCATGGAATGCCCGCAGCCGGGTGCATGAATACGGCGGCGGTGCCTGGGCTGTCGTCCAGGATGCCCGGCCGACACTCGTATTCGCCGAGTTCAGTGACCAGCGCCTGTACCGGCTCGATCCGGGAGCGGCGGAACCGGTCGCGCTGACACCCGCCGGTCATGGCTTCCGGTTCGCCGAACTCGCCGTGCATGGCCAGCTGATCTGGTGCGTGCGCGAGACCCATTCCGATGGAGAACTGGTTCGCGATATCTGCACGGTGCCGTTGGACGGAGCCGCCGCCGACGACCCGACATCGATACTGTCTGTTGTCTCCGGTTCGCGCTTCCTGGCTTTTCCTCGTCTGTCGCCGGACGGTTCGAAACTGGCTTGGATCGCCTGGGATCACCCCCAGATGCCGTGGGACGGCACCGAGTTGCGCGTTGGCGCGATCGGGCCGGACGGTTCGGTTGCCGAACCGCAGGCGCTGATCGGTTCGGCAACCGAGTCGGTGCTGCAGCCGGAGTGGATCGACGACGATTCCCTGTACGTGATCAGCGACCGCAACGGCTGGTGGAATCTATATGAGCTCGAACTTCGCCCGGAGTCCTTCGATTACGAGCATTCGCTTCGACCGCGTTACGAACTCCCGGCCGAAATCGGCGGTCCGCTGTGGACGCTCGGCAGCCGGTGGTACTCAGTGCTCGCCGATGGGCGGGTGCTGCTGACGAAGACCCTTGGCACCAGTCAGCTGGTGCTGCTCGACCCGGAAACCGGGACGGCCAGCGACCTCGCGGCCGAACTGACCAGCGTTGCCCTCGCCGATGTGAGTCCCGATGGGAGTTCAGCGCTTGTGCTCGGTGGAAGCGCCAGACTTGCGACTGGTCTGTACCAGCTGAACCTGGCCAGCGGGGTCGCAACGCTGTGCCGGGCCGGCGTGGATGACCTGCCTGATCCCGGGTATCTGCCGGTCGCCAGGCCGATGACGTTCCACGGCGGCCCGGAGCGGGGTGATCGTGAAGTGCACGCCTTCGTGTATCCGCCGCGCAATCCGGGCTACCAGGGGCTCGACGACGAGCTGCCGCCGTATATTGCCTTTGTGCACGGCGGCCCGACCGGTCACGTCTCCGAACTGCTCAGCATGACGTATGCCTTCTTCACCTCGCGTGGAATCGGCGTCATCGACATCAATTACGGCGGCTCGACCGGCTACGGCCGGGAATATCGGGAGCGGCTGAGGGGACAGTGGGGCATCGTCGACGTGGAAGACACGGTCACTGCGGTGCTTGGCCTAGCGGAGGCCGGGCTTGCCGACCCGCGCCGCCTCGCGATTGAGGGCGGCTCAGCCGGCGGTTGGACCGTGCTGGCCGCGCTGACGACCTCGGACGCGTTCGCCTGTGGCGCCTCGTACTTCGGCGTCGCGGAGCTGGAAAAGTTCCGACTCGAAACCCATGACTTTGAATCTCGTTACCTCGACGGGCTGATCGGACCGTGGCCGGAAGCCGAGGAACTGTACGTTTCTCGTGCACCGCTGAACAACGTCGAGAACCTGAGCTGCCCGGTGTTGCTACTGCAGGGACTGGACGACCCGATTGTGCCGCCATCGCAGGCCGAAAGATTCAAGGAAGCGCTGGAGGCGAAGCACATTCCACACGCTTACCTTGCCTACCCGGGAGAATCACACGGCTTCCGGAAGGCCGAGAACATCATCAGCTCGCGTGAAGCCGAACTGTCGTTCTACGGTCAGGTGATGGGCTTTGTGCCGGCCGACATCCCGGTTCTGGAGTTGTCCCGATGA
- a CDS encoding methionine synthase, translating to MVTADGSWPGTDVREAHNIVFGELGAGVPVSESAYPMPFLPRLESRGPGADLAGYAAGLLVDLHVDMQPHGWRIVDHAGKDARRTAAIRNRDIDTLAEFAEGYAGPLGLTVLGPWSLTANLWLGRGERVVVDPGARRDVLQSYAEGVADFISRVRNAVPDADIVVRLEETALSHVLSGRLPTVSGFGRLPSVPEQHAQLGLRSVVKRLRTAGASTVAMRLAGSAEALEWQSADGPRSMIEFAAGADADAIAVDLPELNVARWESVARIVGSGTRLWAGIPSGESNPKTAVTAGVDAVRRPWRELGLPLMLLDDIVLMNAGSLAAGSVPAARRTLAGLVAVRRALSEAAHEG from the coding sequence GTGGTAACGGCCGACGGCTCATGGCCGGGAACGGACGTCCGAGAGGCGCACAACATCGTCTTCGGTGAGCTTGGCGCCGGTGTGCCAGTGTCGGAGAGCGCTTATCCGATGCCGTTCCTGCCGCGGCTTGAATCCCGCGGGCCGGGTGCGGACCTCGCAGGTTATGCCGCAGGACTGCTCGTCGACTTGCACGTGGATATGCAACCGCACGGCTGGCGGATCGTCGACCATGCCGGGAAGGATGCCAGGCGCACCGCGGCGATCCGCAACCGGGATATCGACACTCTGGCCGAGTTCGCCGAGGGGTATGCGGGACCGCTCGGACTGACGGTGCTCGGGCCATGGTCGCTGACGGCGAACCTCTGGCTGGGCCGCGGCGAACGAGTCGTCGTGGATCCGGGAGCCAGGCGAGATGTGCTGCAGTCATACGCGGAAGGCGTTGCGGACTTCATCAGCCGGGTACGAAACGCGGTGCCGGATGCCGACATCGTTGTGCGGTTGGAAGAGACGGCGCTATCGCACGTTCTCAGCGGACGCCTGCCAACCGTCTCCGGGTTCGGCCGGCTGCCTTCGGTTCCTGAGCAGCACGCTCAGCTGGGTCTGCGCTCGGTAGTGAAGCGGTTGCGGACCGCCGGCGCCTCAACCGTGGCGATGCGGCTCGCGGGCAGTGCCGAGGCACTCGAATGGCAGTCCGCCGACGGTCCGAGGTCGATGATCGAGTTCGCCGCAGGCGCCGACGCGGATGCGATAGCTGTTGATTTGCCCGAGCTGAACGTTGCGCGCTGGGAATCGGTCGCCCGGATAGTTGGATCCGGAACCCGGTTGTGGGCAGGCATACCGAGCGGAGAGTCGAACCCGAAAACCGCAGTAACCGCCGGTGTCGACGCTGTGCGCCGGCCCTGGCGGGAGCTGGGTCTGCCGCTGATGCTGCTTGACGACATCGTGCTGATGAACGCCGGATCCTTGGCCGCCGGCAGCGTCCCAGCGGCTCGCCGAACCTTGGCAGGCCTTGTCGCTGTGCGCCGGGCACTCAGCGAAGCCGCACACGAGGGGTAG
- a CDS encoding ATP-binding protein, which translates to MTGWHIRDFHSADMDAILRLWEESRSAGAEPVYALAEVVASCQKDHAVVAVHGDLIVGAAVARAAHDQGWIVFFGIDNQWRKRGIGSALLAAVESRMTPHGLAKLSILMPDTEQRLDALLNAGFQDKKHLRYFEREIPVQGQEMGLLGELGGRLMPRNLWNGVGGMQREKELLERRLVLPLSNPDLAQQYGVVPPRAVMLFGPPGTGKTTFAKAIASRLEWPFVEVFPSRLAADSKGLAGALRETFLEIAGLEHAVVFIDEVEEIAAQRQGEPPSPLQGVTNELLKIIPAFRDQPGRLLVCATNFIRALDSAFLRHGRFDYVIPIGLPDEAARYAIWQRYTPEGVSADVDLDLLVAKTDGFSPADIEFAARKASQHALEKAVYGQQDGGSTANAAGPSNDDYLEAIAQTRTTVSAEVAQQFRDDIERIARL; encoded by the coding sequence ATGACAGGGTGGCACATCAGGGACTTCCACTCGGCCGATATGGACGCGATCCTGCGGCTGTGGGAGGAATCTCGCTCGGCCGGAGCCGAGCCGGTGTACGCACTGGCCGAGGTGGTGGCGTCGTGTCAGAAGGACCATGCCGTAGTAGCCGTGCACGGCGATCTGATCGTTGGCGCCGCGGTGGCTCGCGCGGCACATGACCAGGGCTGGATCGTGTTCTTCGGCATCGACAATCAATGGCGCAAACGGGGAATCGGCAGTGCCTTGCTTGCCGCCGTCGAGAGCAGAATGACGCCGCACGGGCTCGCAAAGCTGTCAATCCTGATGCCGGACACCGAACAGCGCCTGGATGCCTTGCTCAACGCTGGTTTCCAGGACAAAAAGCATCTCCGCTATTTCGAGCGTGAAATCCCAGTCCAGGGCCAGGAGATGGGGTTGCTGGGTGAACTCGGCGGCAGGCTGATGCCGCGGAACCTCTGGAACGGCGTCGGGGGAATGCAGCGGGAAAAGGAACTGCTCGAACGGCGCCTGGTCCTGCCGCTGTCCAATCCCGACCTGGCCCAGCAGTACGGGGTGGTGCCGCCGCGCGCGGTTATGCTCTTCGGTCCGCCCGGCACCGGCAAGACGACGTTCGCCAAGGCGATTGCATCCCGGCTCGAGTGGCCGTTCGTCGAAGTGTTTCCATCCCGGCTGGCCGCCGACTCGAAGGGACTTGCCGGAGCGTTGCGGGAGACGTTCCTGGAAATCGCCGGTCTGGAGCATGCCGTCGTCTTCATCGACGAGGTTGAGGAGATCGCCGCCCAACGTCAGGGCGAACCGCCTTCGCCACTGCAGGGTGTGACAAACGAGCTACTGAAGATCATCCCGGCGTTCCGCGACCAGCCCGGCCGACTGCTGGTGTGCGCGACTAACTTCATCCGCGCGCTGGATTCAGCGTTCCTGCGCCATGGCCGGTTCGATTATGTCATCCCGATCGGCCTGCCCGACGAGGCCGCGCGTTATGCGATCTGGCAGCGCTATACCCCCGAAGGGGTGTCCGCCGACGTAGATCTGGACCTGCTGGTTGCCAAGACAGATGGCTTTTCGCCGGCAGACATCGAGTTTGCGGCACGGAAGGCGTCGCAACATGCCCTGGAGAAGGCCGTATACGGGCAGCAGGACGGCGGCAGCACGGCTAATGCGGCCGGGCCGTCCAACGACGACTATCTGGAAGCCATCGCTCAAACCCGTACCACGGTCTCGGCCGAGGTCGCACAGCAATTCCGCGACGACATCGAGCGGATCGCCCGGCTCTAG